A genomic window from Lotus japonicus ecotype B-129 chromosome 1, LjGifu_v1.2 includes:
- the LOC130733045 gene encoding tubulin-folding cofactor A: MATVRSLKIKTSTCKRIVKELHSYEKEVESEAAKTADMKNRGADPYDLKQQENVLAESRMMIPDCRKRLEVALEDLKGILAEMEESDEKECPEVDEAKTTLSEVEKVLETIEV, from the exons aTGGCTACTGTGAGAAGCCTGAAGATCAAGACAAGCACATGCAAACGCATTGTGAAGGAGCTGCATTCTTATGAGAAGGAAGTTGAAAGCGAAGCTGCGAAAACCGCTGACATGAAGAACAGAGGAGCTGACCCTTATGATCTCAAACAGCAG GAAAATGTGCTGGCTGAGTCTAGGATGATGATTCCTGACTGCCGCAAGCGCCTGGAGGTCGCTTTGGAAGACTTGAAAGGAATATTG GCTGAAATGGAGGAGTCAGATGAGAAGGAATGTCCTGAAGTTGATGAAGCTAAAACCACCCTCTCAGAAGTTGAAAAAGTACTTGAAACAATAGAAGTTTAG